Proteins found in one Xenopus laevis strain J_2021 chromosome 1L, Xenopus_laevis_v10.1, whole genome shotgun sequence genomic segment:
- the stox2.L gene encoding storkhead box 2 L homeolog produces the protein MSPISQSQFIPLGEILCVAIAALNSARKPVNQEALIDHLTTFFPGVPTPSPEVLRHTLNMLVRERKIYPTPDGYYIVTPQTYYITPSLIRTNSKWYHLDERIPDRSQCTSPQPGTITPSPSGCVRDRTLSKNHCDSCHCCREDMHSLHASTLQRRSPKDCKDSYCPPSICQIPPTEKSKSTINYSYKTDTLTKSKDGEKPSKKFGLKLFRLSFKKDKAKQLANFSAQFPPEEWPLRDEDTPTTIPREVEMEIIRRINPDLTVENVVRHTALMKKLEEEKSQRSKAGSSAHHSGRSRRSRTHRKTHGKSRSHSKNRASKGDPSEGSHLDIPAEREYEFYHPRNRSPREGCFIMERKGGENFVVLSNPSMIESHFPITPEWDVSGELAKRRTEMPFPEPSRGSSHSKVHRSHSHTQDRRSRNERSNKSKERSRSMDNSKGPLSGASLGTPDDLGEGCSLDEKTPSQSYIDDGTLRPTHSLTHQRTLSYKDPCITELASGGADTPKSCSLIEQGKLPDTLSSYSELNSCSKKTADDYFQCNTSSETILTAPSPLGKNNKEDVDIPSLTESLKRLSPAEKPQQHIAREQGEYREDSPKAQISSVLSVAPSGQTSEVISNGRLVPHHNAESSSLDKRKEIFSKDTLFKPLHNSLSVNSFHKSGVNLIKSHQKTSPETLPASVENFEQPITTSVSQSLAVSPRPQEPTANPEASFDYYNVSEDDESEEGTQKPAEEEKNQDDVGTMQWLLQREKERDLQRKFEKNLTLLNPKESENSSSQRATHSARLDSMDSSSITVDSGFNSPRTRESLASNTSSIVESNRRQNPALSPAHGGAGPTFNFRTSAAETTTTDADKLQKPTTCLQASVTSV, from the exons ATGTCTCCAATCAGCCAGTCGCAGTTTATTCCTCTTGGGGAAATCCTATGCGTGGCCATCGCCGCTTTGAATTCAGCCAGAAAGCCCGTCAACCAGGAAGCACTAATTGATCACCTGACAACTTTTTTTCCAG gtgtacCCACTCCAAGTCCAGAGGTACTTCGGCATACACTTAACATGCTTGTGCGAGAGAGAAAGATCTACCCTACTCCCGACGGATATTATATTGTTACACCGCAGACCTATTACATAACCCCATCTCTTATAAGAACTAACAGTAAATGGTACCACTTGGATGAGAGGATACCTGACCGGTCTCAGTGTACCTCTCCACAACCAGGAACTATAACACCATCCCCTTCAGGATGTGTCAGGGATAGAACTCTCTCCAAAAACCACTGCGACTCTTGTCATTGCTGCAGGGAAGATATGCATAGCCTTCATGCATCAACCCTACAAAGGAGATCCCCAAAAGACTGCAAAGACTCGTACTGCCCTCCATCCATTTGTCAGATTCCCCCCACTGAGAAAAGCAAAAGTACCATAAATTATTCATATAAAACGGATACGCTCACAAAATCTAAAGATGGGGAAAAGCCATCTAAAAAATTTGGCCTGAAATTGTTtaggctaagttttaaaaaggatAAGGCGAAACAACTAGCCAATTTTTCAGCTCAGTTTCCTCCTGAAGAATGGCCCCTAAGAGACGAGGACACTCCAACCACTATACCCCGAGAAGTAGAAATGGAAATTATCAGGCGAATAAACCCAGACTTGACAGTAGAAAATGTTGTGAGGCACACTGCACTAATGAAAAAACTTGAAGAAGAAAAATCTCAGAGGAGCAAGGCTGGGTCATCGGCTCACCACAGCGGGAGAAGTAGGAGGAGTAGGACTCACAGGAAAACTCATGGAAAATCTCGTTCTCACAGCAAGAATAGGGCTTCCAAAGGTGACCCATCTGAGGGTTCACATTTAGACATACCTGCAGAAAGAGAGTATGAATTCTACCATCCTCGGAATCGTTCACCCAGGGAGGGATGTTTTATAATGGAGCGCAAAGGAGGAGAGAATTTTGTTGTGCTTAGCAATCCAAGCATGATTGAGTCTCATTTTCCTATTACACCAGAATGGGATGTCTCTGGTGAACTGGCCAAAAGGAGAACTGAAATGCCTTTTCCTGAGCCCTCGAGGGGTAGTTCCCATTCCAAGGTCCACCGTAGCCACAGCCATACACAGGACAGAAGATCAAGAAATGAACGGTCAAATAAATCCAAGGAAAGGTCTAGGTCGATGGACAACTCAAAGGGGCCTTTAAGTGGTGCTTCTTTAGGTACACCAGATGATCTAGGGGAAGGCTGCAGTCTTGATGAGAAAACACCAAGCCAGTCTTATATTGATGACGGTACTTTAAGACCAACCCACTCATTGACTCATCAACGGACTCTGTCCTATAAAGACCCATGCATAACTGAACTTGCTAGCGGTGGTGCAGATACTCCTAAATCATGCAGCTTAATAGAACAAGGCAAACTTCCAGATACATTATCCTCATACAGTGAACTCAACTCTTGTTCCAAAAAAACAGCAGATGACTATTTTCAGTGCAACACATCTAGTGAAACAATTCTCACTGCTCCATCCCCTttaggaaaaaataataaagaagatGTTGATATTCCAAGTCTCACAGAAAGCTTGAAAAGATTGTCTCCTGCTGAAAAGCCTCAGCAACACATAGCCAGAGAACAAGGCGAATACCGTGAAGACTCGCCAAAGGCCCAGATTAGTAGCGTTCTATCCGTTGCTCCTTCTGGCCAAACGTCTGAGGTGATTTCTAATGGGCGATTGGTGCCACATCATAATGCAGAATCGAGTAGCCTTGacaaaaggaaagaaatattCAGTAAAGATACTTTGTTCAAACCTTTGCACAATAGCCTATCTGTGAACAGTTTTCATAAATCTGGTGTGAACTTGATAAAATCACACCAAAAAACTTCTCCTGAAACACTGCCAGCAAGCGTTGAAAACTTTGAGCAACCTATCACCACCTCTGTTTCCCAAAGCCTTGCCGTCTCACCAAGGCCCCAGGAGCCTACAGCAAATCCAGAAGCCTCGTTTGATTACTACAATGTCTCAGAAGATGACGAGTCTGAGGAAGGCACACAAAAGCCTGCAGAAGAGGAAAAAAACCAAGATGATGTGGGCACGATGCAGTGGCTGCTACAGCGGGAGAAAGAGAGGGATTTGCAACGGAAGTTTGAGAAGAACCTCACACTTCTGAACCCAAAGGAAAGTGAAAACAGTAGCAGCCAGAGAGCCACACATTCCGCTCGCTTAGATAGCATGGACAGTAGCAGTATCACTGTAGATAGTGGATTTAACTCCCCACG TACACGTGAAAGCCTGGCATCCAATACTTCCAGTATTGTTGAAAGTAACAGACGACAGAACCCGGCCCTTAGTCCCGCTCATGGTGGTGCTGGCCCAACATTTAACTTCCGAACATCCGCTGCAGAAACCACAACAACTGACGCTGATAAACTACAGAAACCCACTACTTGTTTGCAAGCTTCTGTTACTAGCGTTTGA